The Anomaloglossus baeobatrachus isolate aAnoBae1 chromosome 5, aAnoBae1.hap1, whole genome shotgun sequence genome includes the window GACGATCAGTACAGGAAGTATGAACAATCTGGGAAACCAAAACTCCATCACACAGCTAGCACTCATGGAGATAAAAGACAATATGTGATAAGGAggcaataaagagcagggaggaaataaccagatgacaagACGATTTTCACAGCACACCAAGTAGCACACAGTAAATCATCAGCAACAAACACAATAGCACACGGACCAGGTTAGagaaaactatagtcggcatgggaagacagatttctccatcttaaaaaggtggggagtacctGTGATAAGTTTTCCCGCCATATATGATCCAAAATGTAACCTGCAGGCTTGCAGAAATGCTTGGCAATCTGGAAAATGTtttttggtgttgatgtcagctgtgtagtgcccaaaaacacagctggcgtcaagccctggagttagtagtagagaggtgtctatcagacagtcccattactaacctagtaatagaacagaaaaaaaaatacacacaaaaatcctttattaagaTTAAACACTCACCAAAACTTTCCTTGttgccaactttttttttttttacaaaaaaatccaTGAAGGCCGCTGTATTCCATGAAATCAGCCATAGTCCATAAAGGCAAAcctgaaaaaaaaatagaaacatacaaacagagaaataaaacaagacacttcctctcattcaccactttattaaagaaaaaaagacCCATGCAGGCCCAACATAGTTCAGCAATTCCGTCGAACAAATTCTCTGAAGAGCTAACGTTACCCCTCTTCAGATACTGTATATCGAGTCACACTTCGCCATAGGCTTTGTACGATGAAATtgggattatttttttttgttttgttttgttagaaagtggtgaatgagggtaagtgtcttgttttatttctctggagggacttttttttttcttaaagataGTTCAGGGATTCATGCACATCACTTTGGCACAATCAGAGAGTCTCAGAACTGCGGTCCCTCTCTGGGGAACTGGGATGGGAGACACGAGGGGTGTGGCTTTTTTCCCAGATATGTACTGAATCGGGGGTATTGCACTTTCCCATTTTGAAGGCCAGCTATGACCTTCCACATTCCCATATTTGTAATTACCTTCGTTTCAAAGAGGCAATGAGTGCACAGATGGGTGCCAGGCCATGGAACTTGCCTACCTTTACCATGTCTGGGTTGATTCTTAACCCTCCTACCAGTTTATATTTACCTTTTTCTCAATACTGTGATGTGGTGGTCTGCCCCTCACTCATTAGGTATCATGACGactccagactctgttcacattgcagagtctggcaggcaacctgatgcttcttagttgctcagccagagtcaGGAATTGACTAGTTAGTGCTCTCTGGTCatcggtttagcaggagttaattcctgctggctggtgaattgctgctggggtcacaggttgctgacatgctatcacagccgcctccgccATAAATAAAATGGAGGAACTTAGCTTCACATGCCGAAGATGGTTCTAGTTTTGCTCCAGCATTATCAGTCTTTGTGCGTGGAGATCCAGTTGTTGCACTGTTGTATGCAATTTAGTGTGCTgtgttgtttatttcctccctgtacttcatttctccctgagcacgtattgtgttttcccctctgtgtgcttgctgtgagtttgagccttggttttcccctgtctatctgtatttgtgggattctttactcctATCCCAGCTCTCCCTGGATGTTGTTAAACCAGGTCTGCTCAGGAGATAGGGCTACCCTAGCGGTCCAGACCGGGGTacgatcaagcctacctctggaataagggaccgtTTAGGgctcctagtctgagggccagtctaggtgcccatACTCTTAATTACTGTCTCATATCTGTAACATATACTGGGTTTTTGTGAGCAGGTGATTAAATTCTTAAATTATATAATAGGTTCCCTGATCtctctatgccaattttttttttctactaatcTATTGATTTGAGAGCATATGAGTTAAGAGATACATGATACATGCATACTTTTTTAGAAAGAATCGCTATATTATGCAAATAATCCGATGGTGAGGAAGTGGCTGGAAGCAGCTCAATCTCCAACCATAACTGAATGGATTTTGTTCATTAATGGTCAATAAATAAATGGCTGTAACATCACCGACATCACCTGGAAAAATTTTACAAAATTTTGAACGAACTGTTGCAGGTTTTCCATCCTGCACAGGGTCCAGTTTATCATGCTGATTTCTGATTCTCCAGAAGAACTCCTTCTTCTAGTTTTCTAGTTTCTTTTCTGAAAAGTATGGTCTATCAGAATTTATAACTTTATATTAGACAATAAATACATTGATCTTGACCATAGTGTCTATGTCAACCTTATCTCTGCACATGGACTTTAAACATAGGTTTTCTAATACTGGAACCTCTTTATATCCTGCAATATCTGATCTAGACATTATTCTTATTATTTTATACTGATTGTTACACTTATTCTGCACACCCTAAGTAAAGATAttgtttgaataaaaaaaaaacaacttttcagACCCGCCAGACATTTATATACAAATGCATGGATGAAATACAGGATGTTTCAATATTCTAAGCTTGGAACTGTTATATAGTTTGTACTGATGTATTTGTCATGGTTTCAAAGAAATCTAAAGTCACGATCTCATGATTAATAGTAAATTCCTTAATAACACTACATATTACAAAGTATTTTAACATGAGGCTGTATTTGTCGCATATTTTTATTCCTTCTATTGAATTTAACTGTCCTATAATTTGTATGAAAAtgtttatataaaaatataatataaaaatattaaaaaataaaagtaatcTGTTTTATTCTCGTCAGATGAATGTATTAGAAGCTCAAAAGGACATGTGATGTCTTCAAATTTTGAAGCAGATTATCATAGTATCAGACAAGATGGATATGAAGAGTATGCTGTTATACAAGATATACCATCCCGTCAAATTGAAACTCTATCTTCTGATTCTTTTCATCAGATCCTACTTTCTGATTCATTACAAACTGTTAGTTTTTTTAACAGTAACACAAGAGATAGTGAACATGAAAAATTGCACAAAGAGGAGAAACTATTGGCCTGTTTAAAACGTGAAAAATGTTATGTGGATATATCAAATCTTAAACAGAAGAAGATTCACAAACAAGCAAATAAATATTCATGTTCAGTATGCGGGAAATGTTTTAGGCAAAGATCGCATCTTCTTAATCATGAAGtaattcacacagggaagaagccattttcatgttcagaatgtgggaaatgtttttcgcgGAAATCATATCTTTTTGATCATAAAAAAAATCATATagagaagaagccattttcatgttctgtatgcgggaaatgttttataaAGAAATCACTTCTTCTTAACCATCAAATAgttcacactggagagaagccgctgtcttgttcagaatgtggagcACGGTTTACCTGTCCATCGAAACTTATTAGACACGAGAGGAGTCACactggggagaaaccattttcatgtttagaatgtgggaaatgttttcctaTGAAATCTATTCTTCTTGACCATCAAaagactcacacaggtgagaaatcgttcacatgttcagaatgtggagcaTGTTTTACCTGTCAATCAAAacttattagacatgagagaagtcacactggggagaaaccattttcatgcttagaatgtgggaaatgtttttctattAAATCAAATCTTATTCACCATCAAAAAAGTCACACTGGTGATgagcctttttcatgtttagagtgtggaaaatgttttactaagAAGTTCACTCTTGTTATACATCATAGAactcacactggagagaagccatatttatgtacagaatgtgggaaatgttttaagcaaAAAACACATCTTGCTgtgcatcagaaaactcacacaggagaaaagccattttcatgtttagaatgcggGAAAAGTTTTTCTCGGAAATCACAGCTTACTGACCACCAAAAAATTCACTCCAAAGATAATCCATTTTCGTGTTCacaatgcgggaaatgttttaaaaAGAAGCCATATCTTGATAGACATCTAAGAATTCATACAGATAAGAAGTCTAATGTGAaaaatgtgggaagtgttttatcCACTAATCTCTTGTAGCTAAGCATCAAAAACTCACACCGGAAAAAAGACATTTTCATGCTGAGAGTATGggtaaaaaaattgaaaattaaatCTGAATCAAGAAATTAACACGACCAGAAAAAATATTTTAAGATCATCAGATCTGGTTAAGCAttagagaagtcacacaggagagaagcaatTTTCATGCTTAAAACAAGGCAAATTGTTTTCTAGGAAATCAAATCTAAAGGGTGGTAAATGTTTCACAGTTAGCTCAAAAATTGTTACTAGAAATGTTGATTTTACAATGAAATCGAatgcatttttttcaattttttgtttgtgttttaaaattgtacaaaaaaataattaaagtaCAGATATTTGACTTTGTGTCACTGTCTCACAAAGTATGCATTTCACAAACTGATTTATTCATGCACATTTTATTTGTCAGATACGAGTTAGATATCTGCCCCACTAATTCGGAAGGCTTTTGCCGCTGTTATCTGGGACcactgtatacagtggaacctcggtttacaagtaacttggtgtgcgagtatatcgctatacaagcaaagctttctgtaaatttgtaactccttTTACGAGCAATCTTggctgtacaagcaaatactcaccacacacacttccagtgctgtactttcaccgcgctctgacccgctcttgcagtccacacagacacacatgcacacagatatattatgctcaccttaccttccattcaatcggcggcctcctggttcttgtagttcgcaggtaccatatgtgtattgggtaaccatcgcaacgatggaggagcttccgctgtcagcgcttctcaaaggcagcgcgctgaccaatcagaggcaagcagctcctgcgtaTGACGTTGACACTGACAGCGGAAGCTCtggcatcgtcgcgatggttaccggatacacatacctccggactacaagaaccaggaggccggcgagggaacggagggtaaggtgagcatactgtgtgtgtatgtgtgtttgtgaatGTGTGGAATGGCTCAATaggagacattgcacaagttgtggaacaaattgtctgagcttccattatttcctatgggaaat containing:
- the LOC142312110 gene encoding uncharacterized protein LOC142312110, producing the protein MDRDRDKMVEKILHLTLEILFRLTGEDYTVVKKTSSERCQDPVSEGWGRPHSPITGPPPHPLIHEDINDQKILELTYKMIELLTGEVPIRCQDVTIYFSMEEWEYLEGHKDLYKDVMMEVSQPLTSPVLSSKRTTPERCPHPLLPQDCNQEDPNVPQDDQGEDLIHINTTGTYVKDEEDIEWLKVEIPTDDYPDECIRSSKGHVMSSNFEADYHSIRQDGYEEYAVIQDIPSRQIETLSSDSFHQILLSDSLQTVSFFNSNTRDSEHEKLHKEEKLLACLKREKCYVDISNLKQKKIHKQANKYSCSVCGKCFRQRSHLLNHEVIHTGKKPFSCSECGKCFSRKSYLFDHKKNHIEKKPFSCSVCGKCFIKKSLLLNHQIVHTGEKPLSCSECGARFTCPSKLIRHERSHTGEKPFSCLECGKCFPMKSILLDHQKTHTGEKSFTCSECGACFTCQSKLIRHERSHTGEKPFSCLECGKCFSIKSNLIHHQKSHTGDEPFSCLECGKCFTKKFTLVIHHRTHTGEKPYLCTECGKCFKQKTHLAVHQKTHTGEKPFSCLECGKSFSRKSQLTDHQKIHSKDNPFSCSQCGKCFKQKSVLLKHQRVHTGEKPFLCTECGKCFSQKSHLMVHQKTHTGEKPYSCLECGKCFSNKRTLEFHEKTHTGEKPFSCSECGKCFVWKPNLVEHQRVHTGEKPFVCSECGKCFKFKSCLVPHKRTHMGLKPC